One genomic region from Pempheris klunzingeri isolate RE-2024b chromosome 4, fPemKlu1.hap1, whole genome shotgun sequence encodes:
- the LOC139200242 gene encoding alpha-(1,3)-fucosyltransferase 4-like — MGVWSNWRPAGRSTATAPRADRRSGLSQREKCCVFCLRWTCSSVSGATVVFLLILGVCLLYLPDPFTLEQFVSEEDRAVTLLIWTHPFGRYHKLPDCSELYQISGCTLTDDVRAYPQADAVIIHHREVATGFSDLPPEPRPRAQKWIWMNYESPAHSSRLWRLEGVFNLTMSYRTDSDIFLPYGYLVPRESRTKSVPNSSAHPLRVPSRTHLLRPSFVAWVISNWSESHARVALYYQLRRYIQVDVFGRAGQPLPEDSGGGSVVRLVGRYQFYLALENSQHTDYITEKLWNAVRAGAVPVVLGPSRQNYERFLPPEAFIHVDDFPTVRGLARYLLMLRRNPARLRRHLDWRGSYSVHQPSFWSEHYCTACRAVRRTRGRTDVVKDLTGWFHS, encoded by the coding sequence ATGGGAGTTTGGTCTAACTGGAGACCAGCGGGCCGCTCCACAGCCACAGCACCCAGAGCAGACCGGCGCTCAGGACTGTCCCAGCGGGAGAAATGTTGTGTATTTTGCCTCAGAtggacctgctcctctgtgagCGGGGCCACCGTCGTGTTTTTGTTAATCCTGGGAGTCTGCCTCCTCTACCTACCGGACCCCTTCACGCTGGAGCAGTTCGTCTCCGAGGAGGACCGCGCGGTGACGCTCCTGATCTGGACGCACCCCTTTGGTCGGTACCACAAACTTCCGGACTGCTCTGAGCTGTATCAGATCAGCGGATGCACGCTCACAGACGACGTGCGCGCGTACCCGCAGGCTGACGCTGTGATCATCCACCACCGGGAGGTTGCCACCGGCTTCTCTGACCTGCCACCGGAACCGAGACCCCGTGCGCAAAAGTGGATATGGATGAACTACGAGTCCCCCGCGCACTCATCCAGACTGTGGCGTTTGGAGGGTGTGTTCAACCTCACAATGAGCTACCGGACAGATTCTGATATTTTCCTGCCCTACGGGTATCTGGTCCCGCGTGAGAGCAGAACCAAGAGTGTCCCAAACAGCTCTGCGCACCCGCTCCGTGTACCCTCGCGCACGCACCTCCTCCGGCCAAGTTTCGTGGCCTGGGTCATCAGCAACTGGTCAGAGTCCCATGCGCGCGTGGCCCTCTACTACCAGCTCCGCAGGTACATCCAGGTGGATGTATTTGGGCGCGCAGGCCAACCGTTACCGGAGGacagcggcggcggcagcgtGGTGCGCCTGGTGGGACGGTACCAGTTCTACCTGGCGCTGGAGAACTCGCAGCACACCGACTACATCACGGAGAAGCTGTGGAATGCGGTGCGGGCCGGTGCCGTCCCGGTGGTCCTGGGCCCATCCAGGCAGAACTATGAACGCTTCCTGCCCCCCGAGGCCTTCATCCATGTGGACGACTTCCCCACAGTGCGAGGGCTGGCCCGGTACCTGCTCATGCTGAGGCGCAACCCGGCCCGGCTGAGGCGGCACCTGGACTGGAGAGGGAGCTACAGCGTGCACCAGCCCTCCTTCTGGAGCGAGCACTACTGCACGGCCTGCAGGGCGGTCAGGAGGACCAGAGGCAGGACCGATGTGGTCAAGGACTTGACAGGCTGGTTTCACTCgtga